One genomic segment of Pirellulales bacterium includes these proteins:
- a CDS encoding toxin-antitoxin system YwqK family antitoxin, translated as MPLVVEQPPSTFSAHAKPAGLAHFATAIPLPRGPQWYLVAYRWLLVAASLYTVAVTWNVWQDRSDPNWHPWSFATPANSNAWETRPSDSQLAPMLPVWDSLPQIDFGWLIVAAILSILIFPRAGLAALGTLLVASVFFDRTRLQPHYVLWFLMLATLPGVNAQLVGRANLIALWFWAGFHKLIIDFIKPDGMPGFRSEVIPNDLLRFFPGEHHWWTSHGFGMALGWVIAVTEVSLGILCFVPRARWVVAIAALGMHTSIIIWNCLGPHCNLLGWNMMLALAGFALILPWRESRLVTFRKSNWVAKIATLAVLLLPAAYYVNGIAAYLSYCIYVPNNPFAVLYRPGEEPKTVGFMGYEEVNFPLSPSHSILQAYFNKIRQPGDVMIVHDPRPWAESHGLNGRQYTDYGEFPRGQSWRYTYEDGVLQTVGSYINDMREGLWISWHHNGKMETQGVMLDDQRHGPWIQYHPNGNKLSLGSYDHGREEGLWTFWYSDGQKEMEGRFVDGQMDGVWTTWTPSGEPSKIEFHQGLPVVAP; from the coding sequence ATGCCTTTGGTCGTCGAACAACCGCCGTCTACTTTCTCCGCACACGCCAAGCCGGCTGGGCTAGCGCATTTCGCCACGGCGATTCCCTTGCCGCGCGGGCCGCAATGGTACTTGGTGGCTTATCGCTGGCTGTTGGTGGCGGCATCGTTGTACACGGTGGCGGTTACCTGGAATGTGTGGCAAGATCGCTCCGATCCGAACTGGCATCCGTGGTCGTTTGCTACGCCGGCCAATTCCAACGCCTGGGAAACACGGCCCAGTGATTCGCAGCTTGCGCCCATGCTGCCGGTGTGGGACAGTCTGCCGCAAATCGATTTCGGCTGGCTCATTGTGGCGGCAATTCTTTCGATTTTGATTTTTCCACGCGCGGGCCTGGCAGCGCTTGGCACGTTATTGGTCGCGAGTGTGTTTTTTGATCGAACTCGCCTGCAACCGCATTACGTGTTATGGTTTTTGATGTTGGCCACCCTGCCGGGCGTGAATGCGCAGTTGGTGGGGCGCGCCAATTTGATTGCGCTATGGTTTTGGGCCGGCTTTCACAAACTGATTATCGACTTTATCAAGCCCGACGGCATGCCCGGTTTTCGTTCCGAAGTGATTCCCAACGATTTGCTTCGTTTTTTTCCGGGCGAGCATCATTGGTGGACTTCGCATGGCTTTGGCATGGCGCTGGGTTGGGTGATTGCCGTCACGGAAGTTTCGCTGGGAATATTGTGCTTCGTGCCGCGTGCTCGCTGGGTGGTGGCAATTGCAGCGTTGGGCATGCACACGAGCATTATCATTTGGAATTGCTTGGGCCCGCACTGCAATTTGCTGGGCTGGAATATGATGTTGGCGCTGGCGGGGTTTGCTCTGATTTTGCCGTGGCGCGAATCGCGCCTGGTGACTTTCCGAAAGAGCAATTGGGTGGCGAAAATTGCCACGCTGGCGGTGCTACTCTTGCCTGCCGCGTACTATGTGAACGGCATTGCGGCGTATCTTTCCTATTGCATCTATGTGCCGAACAATCCGTTTGCCGTTTTATATCGGCCGGGCGAGGAGCCCAAAACGGTGGGCTTCATGGGTTACGAAGAAGTGAATTTTCCGCTCTCCCCTTCGCACAGCATCTTGCAGGCGTACTTCAATAAAATTCGCCAACCAGGCGATGTAATGATTGTGCACGATCCGCGCCCCTGGGCGGAAAGCCACGGTCTGAACGGCCGGCAATATACCGACTACGGCGAGTTTCCCCGCGGTCAATCGTGGCGATATACCTACGAAGACGGCGTGCTGCAAACCGTGGGGAGTTACATCAACGACATGCGGGAAGGCCTGTGGATCAGTTGGCACCACAATGGCAAAATGGAAACCCAAGGTGTTATGCTCGATGACCAGCGACATGGCCCCTGGATTCAATATCATCCCAACGGCAACAAGCTTAGCTTGGGCAGCTACGATCACGGTCGGGAAGAAGGCTTGTGGACTTTCTGGTACTCTGACGGACAAAAAGAAATGGAAGGCCGCTTTGTCGATGGGCAAATGGATGGCGTGTGGACCACCTGGACTCCGTCCGGCGAACCCAGCAAAATTGAATTTCATCAGGGCCTGCCGGTCGTTGCCCCCTAG
- a CDS encoding chloride channel protein has product MDAPHTQPAAAGQPTPQSQPAKSELLKSELPSTQPPQPEPPPRSGTLVAGLALAVGLIAGLGAVFFRALISLFHNLLFLGKLSLSYDANQHTPPFWISDAPWLVIFVPVIGAVGVAWLVQKFAPEAKGHGVPEVIDAINYDKGIIRPIVAAVKSLASGLSIGSGGSVGREGPIIQIGAAFGSTLGQVVKMTATQRITLIAAGGGAGIAATFNTPVGGILFAVELLLPVVSAATLFPVALAVIVATHIGRLCFGTFPAFNVPELRVPDFTLEHLDLVPVLVVAGLLFGLLAALFVRCVYWFEDGFDWLPGNYYTRHMLGMLGLGVLMYALMTKTANLDGGGHYFVQGVGYATIDNVLHGTLTAPMLLCILVVAKLLATGWTLGSGASGGVFSPLLYLGATAGAALGAITIQWIPHFQLSPPAMAVVGMAAMVGSATGAMLTAIVMLFEMTRDYNVVLPVIVALAIADAVRRRLCPPTIYTLKLLRRGHIVPPGQISRS; this is encoded by the coding sequence ATGGACGCACCTCACACGCAACCCGCTGCTGCCGGCCAGCCAACTCCGCAGTCTCAACCCGCGAAATCTGAACTGCTGAAGTCTGAACTCCCTTCTACGCAGCCGCCGCAGCCTGAACCGCCTCCGCGTAGCGGCACGCTGGTGGCCGGGTTGGCCTTGGCGGTTGGTCTGATTGCCGGCTTGGGCGCGGTTTTCTTTCGCGCCCTCATTAGCTTGTTTCACAATTTGCTGTTTTTAGGAAAACTGTCGCTCTCGTACGACGCCAATCAACACACGCCGCCGTTTTGGATTTCCGACGCCCCGTGGTTGGTGATTTTTGTGCCCGTGATCGGCGCCGTGGGCGTGGCCTGGTTGGTGCAAAAGTTTGCGCCCGAGGCCAAAGGGCATGGCGTGCCGGAAGTGATCGACGCCATTAATTACGACAAAGGCATCATTCGCCCCATTGTGGCGGCGGTGAAATCGCTGGCTTCGGGCTTGTCGATTGGCAGCGGCGGCTCGGTGGGACGCGAAGGACCGATTATTCAAATTGGCGCGGCCTTCGGCTCGACACTGGGACAAGTCGTCAAAATGACGGCCACGCAGCGCATCACGTTGATTGCGGCCGGCGGCGGGGCAGGCATTGCCGCTACATTCAACACGCCCGTCGGCGGAATTTTGTTCGCCGTGGAGTTGTTGTTGCCCGTCGTTAGCGCGGCCACGTTGTTTCCCGTGGCGCTGGCGGTGATTGTGGCCACCCACATTGGCAGGCTGTGCTTCGGCACGTTTCCAGCTTTCAACGTGCCGGAGTTGCGCGTGCCGGATTTTACGCTGGAACACCTCGATTTGGTGCCGGTGCTCGTCGTGGCCGGATTGCTGTTCGGATTGTTGGCCGCCCTGTTTGTGCGCTGTGTGTATTGGTTTGAAGATGGCTTCGATTGGCTGCCGGGCAATTATTACACCCGCCACATGCTGGGCATGCTGGGCTTGGGCGTGCTGATGTACGCACTGATGACCAAAACGGCGAATCTCGATGGCGGTGGGCATTATTTCGTGCAAGGCGTTGGCTATGCCACGATTGACAACGTATTGCACGGCACGCTAACCGCACCGATGTTGCTGTGCATTTTGGTCGTCGCCAAGCTGCTGGCCACAGGTTGGACGCTAGGATCGGGCGCTTCGGGAGGCGTGTTTTCGCCGCTGTTGTATTTGGGCGCAACGGCAGGCGCAGCACTGGGCGCGATTACGATTCAATGGATTCCACACTTTCAGCTTTCGCCGCCGGCGATGGCCGTCGTCGGCATGGCCGCCATGGTTGGCAGTGCCACTGGCGCGATGCTGACGGCCATTGTCATGCTGTTCGAAATGACGCGCGACTACAACGTCGTTTTGCCCGTGATTGTGGCGCTGGCGATTGCCGACGCCGTGCGTCGCCGCTTGTGCCCACCGACTATTTATACGCTCAAGCTGTTGCGCCGCGGCCACATTGTGCCGCCGGGTCAAATCAGCCGGTCTTAA
- a CDS encoding agenet domain-containing protein has product MKRIRWLALVTAITAWTTAGQLHAEPQLDWNPEHTSVFIVGLLQWQHPEIWSSFPECQKDRRDQQLVEYFREVGVPEDRIVYLCDAEATKNRIQQAFCKLLDATHHGDLLMFYFCGHGCRNADTNETWFANYDAGETYESAWSVPSIFAAIEQHFHGNRALLLADCCHSGALYDGVLQHRDSRIKYATLTSSYSHNTSTGNWTFSDCLLAGLRGEPEVDLNDDHVIELDELAHYTELQLAFIEGQKAMFAAADNFPRNARLAAVEGEVKPGVGQRIEAESNGKWYKAKVIDLEEDQVEVHYVHFDDSADEWISREQTRPYQPAQFAQGDKVDVQWQTDGQWYPALVLKAWYGLELVQYDGYDSASDEWVSSTSVRLRSQ; this is encoded by the coding sequence ATGAAACGCATCCGATGGCTCGCGCTCGTGACGGCAATTACCGCTTGGACTACGGCCGGCCAATTACACGCGGAACCCCAACTAGATTGGAATCCGGAGCACACCAGTGTGTTTATTGTGGGGCTGCTCCAATGGCAGCATCCGGAAATTTGGAGTTCGTTTCCGGAATGCCAGAAGGATCGCCGCGACCAGCAGTTGGTTGAATACTTTCGCGAAGTCGGCGTGCCGGAGGATCGCATTGTCTATTTGTGCGATGCCGAGGCGACCAAAAATCGCATCCAGCAGGCTTTTTGCAAACTGCTCGACGCAACCCATCATGGCGATTTGCTGATGTTTTATTTTTGCGGGCATGGCTGCCGAAACGCGGATACCAACGAGACTTGGTTTGCCAATTACGATGCCGGCGAAACTTATGAGAGCGCCTGGAGCGTGCCCAGCATTTTTGCCGCCATCGAACAACATTTTCATGGTAATCGGGCGCTGTTATTGGCCGATTGTTGCCATTCGGGCGCCCTGTACGATGGCGTGCTGCAACACCGGGATTCACGCATCAAATATGCGACGCTTACCTCGTCGTACTCGCACAATACGTCCACGGGAAATTGGACGTTCAGCGATTGCCTGTTGGCCGGCTTGCGCGGCGAGCCGGAAGTCGATTTGAACGATGACCACGTGATCGAACTAGACGAACTGGCCCACTATACCGAGCTGCAGTTGGCCTTTATCGAAGGGCAAAAAGCAATGTTTGCGGCGGCCGACAATTTCCCACGAAACGCGCGTCTGGCCGCAGTCGAAGGAGAAGTGAAGCCTGGCGTCGGCCAGCGGATTGAAGCTGAATCAAACGGCAAGTGGTATAAGGCGAAAGTCATCGACCTCGAGGAAGATCAGGTGGAGGTGCATTACGTTCACTTCGACGATTCCGCAGACGAATGGATTAGCCGTGAACAAACCCGTCCCTACCAGCCGGCGCAATTCGCACAAGGGGACAAGGTTGACGTGCAATGGCAAACCGACGGCCAGTGGTATCCCGCCCTGGTACTCAAAGCCTGGTACGGCTTGGAACTAGTCCAATATGATGGATACGATTCTGCGAGCGATGAGTGGGTCAGCTCAACCAGCGTGCGATTGCGGAGCCAGTAA